The DNA region GTGTGTGCCAGTGACAAGTAAGGCCCGAGCCACGCTGTCTGACCCCCCAGGGCACTTATACCCTCGCACGTAGGGCTCTGATGTGTGAGGCGCCTTCCCCATGACCGCTAACCCCACCACCCTCAAAGAGCTCAGCCGAAGAACGTGGAAAGCATGATGTGAACCAAAAAGTTTTGGCATTTTAGTTTCTTTTAAAAACAACACGGTTAGTATTTGTTTTTATAAATTTTGAAAAAGCGATCGGAATGgtacgggtggctgcccttcatggcCAAGCTTGTTCTCACTTACGGAGAAGGGGGAGTCGAAAAGAGGATGTCCGTATGGGGGTCAATAAAAAGTATATATCTGTGCATGTGAgcatgagtgtgtctgtgtgtgtgtatttgtatgtTGAGCAGTGTGTGGAATGTCTCTGTAGATTgggaatattttaaaataattttcggAAAGTTTCTTCGAATAAACAGACCTGATCTCACACCACACATTAACCCCTCGCACCCGGGTGCTGTCTTACAGCCGGGCTGGCATTGACGACTCTAAGAAATGGGGGATGTTGTTCCTTATCAATCAACTCTTCAAGATCTATTTCAAGGTGAGTGCTCTCTGCGTCCTTATTGGTCCTGAATCGGTGACTGGTtgccaaccctgccccccccccccccccccccccgccccggcaCACAGCTGAATGCTTTAGCTTGAGCTCTATTTTGCTTCAGATCAGCAAGCTGCACCTGTGTAAGCCTCTCATCCGTGCCATCGACAGCTCCAACCTCAAGGATGAGTACAGCATGGCTCAGCGAGTCACATACAAGTACTACGTTGGCCGCAAGGCCATGTTCGACAGCGACTTCAAACCAGGTGAATGAGATACCCGGCCTATGAGCTCACCTCCCCCCACCAATCTTTAAAACAGCCTCATCTGCCTGTATCCTCATATTGCAGCCTATCATTATTAAACAGTGCCGCCTTTTCTTTCTGTCTCATGCTTACTATTATGCCTGGGCGCCCCCTTGTGGTCAGCGGAGGAATACCTGTCCTTCGCTTTCCAGCACTGTCATCGTTCCTGTCAGAAGAACAAGCGCATGATCCTTATATACCTGCTGCCCGTCAAAATGCTGCTGGTGAGATGCAACCATTGTTAGTCGTCGTTTTTACTTCTGGTAGCTTGTAAGTGATTTATGAACGTTCACATTTGTAAAACTTCATGTTTTCCTGGACCAGGACCCGCATGACACATTGGTAGTTTCCTCCCTTTATACCATCATGCTGATTTGTTTTTAGGGTCACATGCCAACTCTTCTGCTCCTGAAGAAGTATGACCTCATGCAGTTTGCAGATGTCACCCGAGCTGTCAGGTAGGACTCTGTCAccttctccacctcctccttctctcccctaACCCTGCACACCTGCTCGCTAACGTTCGCCCTCGACAGCGAGGGGAACCTGCTGCTCCTGAACGAGGCCTTGGCCAAGCACGAGACGTTCTTCATCCGCTGTGGGATCTTCCTCATCCTCGAGAAGCTGAAGGTCATCACCTACCGGAACCTCTTCAAGAAAGTGTGAGTGGCTAGCAGTGTCATGGGGAGGGAGGGTGGGAGGGCAGACGGGTGCTCTTGTGGGCGGGCAAGTTGACGAGAAACTTCCCCATAAAGGTACCAGCTCCTGAAGACCTATCAGCTACAGCTGGATGCCTTCCTGGTGGCCCTTAAGATGATGAAAATGGAAGATGTGGACATTGATGAGGTCCAGTGTATCTTGGCCAACCTCATCTACATGGTGAGTCTCTAACCAACTGCTGGCCACCTAGTGTCTGGTTGACATTAAAACCGGGTCCATCAAGCATATAAGTTCTTCTACATAGCATTTCTTGACACAAGGCCTTAAATCTACCTGTAGTGTTGTATATATGTACCTGGAGTACATAAATGTTTTTTACAGAATTACATGACTGTTGATTCTTCagattgtttgtttatttttaagcaTTTTTCTCCCATTTCTTTAATTTTTAGGGTCACATAAAAGGCTACATATCTCACCAACACCAGAAACTGGTGGTCAGCAAGCAAAATCCCTTCCCCCCACTATCCACTGTATCCTGAACTACAGTACCCAGAAACCCCTGCTTCCTGTTTGCATCCATCATCCCTCCAGCCTTCCTTCCTCCACTAATTTTCAGAATAACACAATCGCAGTACCAGAGAGTGTCTGTGAATATTTTTGTGGATTATTCATTTTGTTTCATACTTGCGTTTTCTACTTTGAGTGTCAAATAAAATTCTGAAATGTTTGTTATCCTTCAGCAAATGCAAAGCTTCATTAACATACACACAACGAAACACTAGGAGCAAGTACATTCGGAATGAAATGAGGGTCTATCTGGAATCTGTGATGAATATCTACAGTTGATATGGTGAGGTCTTCCACGAAAGGAGACATGGTCACTTTTCAGTGTTATCTAGATGACTTTGTATCCAGGGTTGGTAGCGAGAGAGTTTGGTGAAGGTATATCCTCTGCTACGATCATGTGATGGGGGTGAGATGAGCAGCCCTGTGACGAAGGCAGTCCTCTTCTCCATCGTGACGATGGGCGTGCCAGGTAGCAGGCCACAGTCACCCTTGCTTCCACCTGCCTTGGGCGCATCTTGGGTGTTTGTGCAGAACATCTTGTTGGTGAGAGTGAACGTGAGGTTCAGTTCTGCCTGGCAGAGCTGCAGGGGGAGGTACGAGGGTGTCAGGGTGCTGTCACCCGAACAGCCCCATCTCGGGTTCCCCACCAGGCCCTTGCGCCCGACCTTCATCAGCACGTTCTCGCTGAAGTCCCGCTCCGCGATGCACGCCCGGAACGCTGCGGGGCTGTACTGAAAATGCTCCCATAGTTGCACCATAGCTATGTCACTCCCCGCGCTGTTATTCTCATACTTGTCGTGTACGATGATCTTGGACACAGACATCCTCAAACTGGGGTCCTTTTCGTCCCCTGGGCCTGGGTAAACAGGAAAACATGACCATGTTAAGTATCTTAACAGTCAGCCTGTATCTGGGATTGCAATCCTTTGCTCTGAAGTTAAGGTAAATTCCTTCTAGTTCTTCCAGTTTTTACATCTGGATATTTTTCCTGGGGAAGTTCTGATAAAGTACATTTCTCCTCAGATAGATCGAATCCTCCCTCCTTTCACCTTTACCGAAATAGTTCAGGGTAGACATACATATCGATTAAAGTTACCATCGCAATTTAATGTTTAACCTATGGTGTGTGCAATAGGTCAGCGGCCGTAGTCCTCCGGCGTGAATTGTCACATCTTTTTCTGAAAAATGGAAGAAAGTGAAGACCCACCAGTGATGACAAGGAAATTGGGATCCTGAGAGACGCAACTGGCGGTGGTCAGCAGCGAGTGCTGGCCCAGAATGACACCGCTGCAGAATTCCTCCCCGTTGGCGTGAAGCAGCCTGACCTGTCGACAGGATAGAAACTTACTTTCATGCTTTCTTACTTTCGCTA from Brienomyrus brachyistius isolate T26 chromosome 1, BBRACH_0.4, whole genome shotgun sequence includes:
- the prozb gene encoding protein Z, vitamin K-dependent plasma glycoprotein b codes for the protein MEPWIRLLSLTLLSGFFHADGSLKVFQSSRDASAVLMRPKRANSFLFEEFLQGNLEKECMEERCSYEEAREVFENDQKAQAFWTVYYDGDQCQSNPCLHGATCTDKIGGYNCTCTELYQGVNCERDVSQCHSDGPLSCEHFCHPSFHSYKCSCADGYKIHSDGRSCLPEGPYPCGRAPIPSHAVPQPILSILPCPQGHCPWQVRLLHANGEEFCSGVILGQHSLLTTASCVSQDPNFLVITGPGDEKDPSLRMSVSKIIVHDKYENNSAGSDIAMVQLWEHFQYSPAAFRACIAERDFSENVLMKVGRKGLVGNPRWGCSGDSTLTPSYLPLQLCQAELNLTFTLTNKMFCTNTQDAPKAGGSKGDCGLLPGTPIVTMEKRTAFVTGLLISPPSHDRSRGYTFTKLSRYQPWIQSHLDNTEK
- the pcid2 gene encoding PCI domain-containing protein 2, which encodes MAHITMNQYLQQVLEAIESRDGSFCAELLSFKHPHVANPRLQLPSPEEKCQQLLEPPYDEMVAAHLRCTYAVSNHDFVEAYRCQTVVVQSFLKAFQAHKEENWALPMMFAVALDLRIFANNAEQQLQKKGKGKVGDMLEKAADQLMACFRVCASDNRAGIDDSKKWGMLFLINQLFKIYFKISKLHLCKPLIRAIDSSNLKDEYSMAQRVTYKYYVGRKAMFDSDFKPAEEYLSFAFQHCHRSCQKNKRMILIYLLPVKMLLGHMPTLLLLKKYDLMQFADVTRAVSEGNLLLLNEALAKHETFFIRCGIFLILEKLKVITYRNLFKKVYQLLKTYQLQLDAFLVALKMMKMEDVDIDEVQCILANLIYMGHIKGYISHQHQKLVVSKQNPFPPLSTVS